A stretch of Arachis hypogaea cultivar Tifrunner chromosome 15, arahy.Tifrunner.gnm2.J5K5, whole genome shotgun sequence DNA encodes these proteins:
- the LOC112749527 gene encoding ureide permease 1 isoform X3: protein MYLLESKAGAIVCMLLALFFLGTWPAILTLLERRGRLPQHTYLDYSLTNFLAALFIAFTVGQIGKSTPSEPNFLAQLAQDNWPSVLFAMGGGVVLSLGNLASQYAFAFVGLSVTEVITASITVVIGTSLNYFLDGKINRAEILFPGVGCFLIAVCLGSAVHSSNTADNKVKLSNLSSDYNAGSVDSLTEGVKPMDLESGGDEKIKAGTAVFLLDLEKRRAIKVFGKNTFIGLAITFFAGICFSLFSPAFNLATNDQWHTLKEGVPHLTVYTAFFYFSVSCFVIAIILNFIFLYHPVLNLPKSSLTAYLRDWDGRGWALLAGLLCGFGNGLQFMGGQAAGYAAADAVQALPLVSTFWGIVLFGEYRKSSQRTYMLLGSMLFMFIVAVAVLMASSGHRKYQ from the exons ATGTACTTGTTGGAGAGCAAGGCGGGTGCCATAGTTTGCATGCTTTTGGCCCTTTTCTTCTTGGGGACATGGCCTGCTATCTTGACTTTGTTAGAGAGGCGAGGGCGTCTTCCTCAGCATACTTATCTTGATTACTCGCTCACCAATTTCCTTGCTGCTCTTTTTATTGCATTCACAGTTGGTCAGATAGGCAAGAGCACACCAAGTGAGCCAAATTTTTTAGCTCAACTTGCTCAG GATAATTGGCCCTCTGTTCTGTTTGCAATGGGGGGTGGTGTGGTCCTAAGCCTTGGGAATCTGGCCTCGCAATATGCTTTTGCTTTTGTTGGGTTGTCAGTTACTGAAGTCATCACTGCAAGCATAACTGTTGTTATAG GCACAAGCTTGAATTACTTTTTGGATGGAAAAATCAATAGAGCTGAGATTCTTTTTCCTGGAGTTGGTTGCTTTCTGATTGCAGTTTGTCTAGGTTCTGCTGTTCATTCTTCGAATACTGCTGATAATAAAGTCAAGCTCAGCAATTTATCAAGTGATTATAACGCTGGATCAGT GGACTCTCTCACAGAGGGAG TAAAACCAATGGATCTTGAAAGCGGCGGTGACGAAAAAATTAAAGCAGGAACTGCTGTTTTTCTTTTAGATCTTGAGAAAAGAAGAGCTATTAAG GTGTTTGGGAAGAACACTTTCATTGGATTGGCTATAACTTTTTTTGCCGGAATATGCTTCTCTTTGTTCTCACCAGCATTCAACTTAGCAACAAATGATCAGTGGCATACACTAAAGGAAGGGGTTCCTCATTTGACTGTTTATACTGCCTTCTTCTATTTCTCAGTCTCATGTTTTGTTATTGCGATTATTCTCAATTTCATCTTCCTTTACCACCCTGTCTTAAACTTGCCCAAGTCATCGTTGACGGCGTATTTGAGAGACTGGGATGGCAGAGGTTGGGCCTTGTTGGCTGGTCTCCTTTGTGGATTTGGTAATGGTCTCCAATTTATGGGAGGCCAAGCAGCAGGATATGCGGCAGCAGATGCTGTTCAG GCGCTTCCATTAGTAAGCACCTTTTGGGGCATTGTTCTATTCGGGGAATATCGGAAATCATCGCAGCGAACATACATGCTGCTCGGGAGCATGTTGTTCATGTTCATTGTGGCTGTTGCTGTCCTAATGGCTTCATCAGGGCATAGGAAATACCAATGA
- the LOC112749527 gene encoding ureide permease 1 isoform X1 produces the protein MRGPSPPSYAVMYTLGFSLWPYYRVYGVLDSLYNNHLDFCAISLWITLNSESNLCTDLEMYLLESKAGAIVCMLLALFFLGTWPAILTLLERRGRLPQHTYLDYSLTNFLAALFIAFTVGQIGKSTPSEPNFLAQLAQDNWPSVLFAMGGGVVLSLGNLASQYAFAFVGLSVTEVITASITVVIGTSLNYFLDGKINRAEILFPGVGCFLIAVCLGSAVHSSNTADNKVKLSNLSSDYNAGSVDSLTEGVKPMDLESGGDEKIKAGTAVFLLDLEKRRAIKVFGKNTFIGLAITFFAGICFSLFSPAFNLATNDQWHTLKEGVPHLTVYTAFFYFSVSCFVIAIILNFIFLYHPVLNLPKSSLTAYLRDWDGRGWALLAGLLCGFGNGLQFMGGQAAGYAAADAVQALPLVSTFWGIVLFGEYRKSSQRTYMLLGSMLFMFIVAVAVLMASSGHRKYQ, from the exons ATGCGTGGCCCTTCGCCTCCTTCATATGCTGTGATGTACACTCTTGGTTTTTCTTTGTGGCCCTACTATAGGGTCTATGGAGTGCTAGATTCTTTATATAATAATCATCTT GATTTCTGTGCTATATCCTTGTGGATTACCTTAAATTCTGAAAGCAATTTGTGTACGGATTTGGAAATGTACTTGTTGGAGAGCAAGGCGGGTGCCATAGTTTGCATGCTTTTGGCCCTTTTCTTCTTGGGGACATGGCCTGCTATCTTGACTTTGTTAGAGAGGCGAGGGCGTCTTCCTCAGCATACTTATCTTGATTACTCGCTCACCAATTTCCTTGCTGCTCTTTTTATTGCATTCACAGTTGGTCAGATAGGCAAGAGCACACCAAGTGAGCCAAATTTTTTAGCTCAACTTGCTCAG GATAATTGGCCCTCTGTTCTGTTTGCAATGGGGGGTGGTGTGGTCCTAAGCCTTGGGAATCTGGCCTCGCAATATGCTTTTGCTTTTGTTGGGTTGTCAGTTACTGAAGTCATCACTGCAAGCATAACTGTTGTTATAG GCACAAGCTTGAATTACTTTTTGGATGGAAAAATCAATAGAGCTGAGATTCTTTTTCCTGGAGTTGGTTGCTTTCTGATTGCAGTTTGTCTAGGTTCTGCTGTTCATTCTTCGAATACTGCTGATAATAAAGTCAAGCTCAGCAATTTATCAAGTGATTATAACGCTGGATCAGT GGACTCTCTCACAGAGGGAG TAAAACCAATGGATCTTGAAAGCGGCGGTGACGAAAAAATTAAAGCAGGAACTGCTGTTTTTCTTTTAGATCTTGAGAAAAGAAGAGCTATTAAG GTGTTTGGGAAGAACACTTTCATTGGATTGGCTATAACTTTTTTTGCCGGAATATGCTTCTCTTTGTTCTCACCAGCATTCAACTTAGCAACAAATGATCAGTGGCATACACTAAAGGAAGGGGTTCCTCATTTGACTGTTTATACTGCCTTCTTCTATTTCTCAGTCTCATGTTTTGTTATTGCGATTATTCTCAATTTCATCTTCCTTTACCACCCTGTCTTAAACTTGCCCAAGTCATCGTTGACGGCGTATTTGAGAGACTGGGATGGCAGAGGTTGGGCCTTGTTGGCTGGTCTCCTTTGTGGATTTGGTAATGGTCTCCAATTTATGGGAGGCCAAGCAGCAGGATATGCGGCAGCAGATGCTGTTCAG GCGCTTCCATTAGTAAGCACCTTTTGGGGCATTGTTCTATTCGGGGAATATCGGAAATCATCGCAGCGAACATACATGCTGCTCGGGAGCATGTTGTTCATGTTCATTGTGGCTGTTGCTGTCCTAATGGCTTCATCAGGGCATAGGAAATACCAATGA
- the LOC112749527 gene encoding ureide permease 1 isoform X2, giving the protein MDSKDFCAISLWITLNSESNLCTDLEMYLLESKAGAIVCMLLALFFLGTWPAILTLLERRGRLPQHTYLDYSLTNFLAALFIAFTVGQIGKSTPSEPNFLAQLAQDNWPSVLFAMGGGVVLSLGNLASQYAFAFVGLSVTEVITASITVVIGTSLNYFLDGKINRAEILFPGVGCFLIAVCLGSAVHSSNTADNKVKLSNLSSDYNAGSVDSLTEGVKPMDLESGGDEKIKAGTAVFLLDLEKRRAIKVFGKNTFIGLAITFFAGICFSLFSPAFNLATNDQWHTLKEGVPHLTVYTAFFYFSVSCFVIAIILNFIFLYHPVLNLPKSSLTAYLRDWDGRGWALLAGLLCGFGNGLQFMGGQAAGYAAADAVQALPLVSTFWGIVLFGEYRKSSQRTYMLLGSMLFMFIVAVAVLMASSGHRKYQ; this is encoded by the exons ATGGATTCCAAG GATTTCTGTGCTATATCCTTGTGGATTACCTTAAATTCTGAAAGCAATTTGTGTACGGATTTGGAAATGTACTTGTTGGAGAGCAAGGCGGGTGCCATAGTTTGCATGCTTTTGGCCCTTTTCTTCTTGGGGACATGGCCTGCTATCTTGACTTTGTTAGAGAGGCGAGGGCGTCTTCCTCAGCATACTTATCTTGATTACTCGCTCACCAATTTCCTTGCTGCTCTTTTTATTGCATTCACAGTTGGTCAGATAGGCAAGAGCACACCAAGTGAGCCAAATTTTTTAGCTCAACTTGCTCAG GATAATTGGCCCTCTGTTCTGTTTGCAATGGGGGGTGGTGTGGTCCTAAGCCTTGGGAATCTGGCCTCGCAATATGCTTTTGCTTTTGTTGGGTTGTCAGTTACTGAAGTCATCACTGCAAGCATAACTGTTGTTATAG GCACAAGCTTGAATTACTTTTTGGATGGAAAAATCAATAGAGCTGAGATTCTTTTTCCTGGAGTTGGTTGCTTTCTGATTGCAGTTTGTCTAGGTTCTGCTGTTCATTCTTCGAATACTGCTGATAATAAAGTCAAGCTCAGCAATTTATCAAGTGATTATAACGCTGGATCAGT GGACTCTCTCACAGAGGGAG TAAAACCAATGGATCTTGAAAGCGGCGGTGACGAAAAAATTAAAGCAGGAACTGCTGTTTTTCTTTTAGATCTTGAGAAAAGAAGAGCTATTAAG GTGTTTGGGAAGAACACTTTCATTGGATTGGCTATAACTTTTTTTGCCGGAATATGCTTCTCTTTGTTCTCACCAGCATTCAACTTAGCAACAAATGATCAGTGGCATACACTAAAGGAAGGGGTTCCTCATTTGACTGTTTATACTGCCTTCTTCTATTTCTCAGTCTCATGTTTTGTTATTGCGATTATTCTCAATTTCATCTTCCTTTACCACCCTGTCTTAAACTTGCCCAAGTCATCGTTGACGGCGTATTTGAGAGACTGGGATGGCAGAGGTTGGGCCTTGTTGGCTGGTCTCCTTTGTGGATTTGGTAATGGTCTCCAATTTATGGGAGGCCAAGCAGCAGGATATGCGGCAGCAGATGCTGTTCAG GCGCTTCCATTAGTAAGCACCTTTTGGGGCATTGTTCTATTCGGGGAATATCGGAAATCATCGCAGCGAACATACATGCTGCTCGGGAGCATGTTGTTCATGTTCATTGTGGCTGTTGCTGTCCTAATGGCTTCATCAGGGCATAGGAAATACCAATGA
- the LOC112749529 gene encoding uncharacterized protein isoform X2, with product METPSSARRVTRSQTLASSNGNSIPLSRKMEDSEKSMSKSRQRSTQKQQDRSALIDITNDSPIVGLANGGSLETPLGGKQRGSSSRVKKTPGSGEALLRGQVKTLLQKVEEEAVLSKLSLESRPFLQLVTSPMGLLAPTPANTPQIPNLSGSFDTGLVSVTPSPIVQEQLISQVVNHVFEGKNEENSESEKSLITRSLLLDFSEKSEISEECCSELSEVMQGSVDSSCNTQKTISEDDDASVWSIQVNASTRDEEDEEEEVAEEEEEEDYYEDVEEEGGYDVDELCEGLNKISMNEGSTYAGKHIRFVYNSDDELIKEEEEGGNSSSSSSSSSSPNVMHLKGLPTPKGKHLRFSEEEEGK from the exons ATGGAGACACCATCATCCGCAAGAAGAGTCACAAGATCACAGACCTTGGCTTCTTCCAACGGCAACAGCATTCCTCTTTCAA GAAAAATGGAGGATTCTGAAAAGAGCATGTCAAAGTCAAGGCAAAGAAGTACACAAAAGCAGCAAGATCGATCAGCGCTGATCGACATAACAAACGATTCTCCGATCGTGGGGTTGGCGAATGGGGGAAGTCTGGAGACCCCCTTGGGTGGGAAGCAGAGGGGAAGCAGCAGCAGGGTGAAGAAGACGCCGGGTTCCGGCGAGGCGCTGCTAAGGGGTCAGGTGAAGACGCTGTTGcagaaggttgaagaagaagctgtGCTTTCCAAACTCTCACTTGAAAGCCGTCCTTTTCTTCAACTAGTGACTTCTCCAATGGGTCTTCTTGCTCCAACCCCTGCAAACACCCCACAAATCCCGAATCTTTCGGGTTCTTTTGACACTGGTTTGGTTTCTGTCACACCTTCTCCCATTGTCCAAGAGCAGTTGATTTCTCAG GTGGTGAATCATGTATTTGAGGGGAAGAATGAAGAGAACTCCGAATCTGAAAAGAGTTTGATAACAAGGTCATTACTTCTTGATTTCTCTGAAAAATCTGAGATATCCGAAGAATGCTGCTCTGAGCTGAGTGAAGTGATGCAAGGAAGTGTGGATAGTAGCTGCAACACACAGAAGACCATTTCAGAGGACGACGATGCTTCAGTTTGGTCGATACAGGTGAATGCAAGCACCCGtgatgaagaagatgaggaggaggaagtagccgaagaagaggaggaggaagattaCTATGAGGAtgtggaagaagaaggaggaTATGATGTTGATGAACTGTGTGAAGGCTTGAACAAGATAAGCATGAATGAAGGTAGCACATATGCAGGGAAGCACATAAGATTTGTATACAACAGTGATGACGAGCTCatcaaagaagaagaggaaggaggaaacagttcttcttcttcttcgtcgtcGTCTTCGCCAAACGTGATGCATTTGAAAGGATTGCCAACCCCAAAAGGAAAGCATCTACGCTTTTCGGAGGAAGAGGAAGGGAAATAG
- the LOC112749529 gene encoding uncharacterized protein isoform X1, translated as METPSSARRVTRSQTLASSNGNSIPLSSDYFRKMEDSEKSMSKSRQRSTQKQQDRSALIDITNDSPIVGLANGGSLETPLGGKQRGSSSRVKKTPGSGEALLRGQVKTLLQKVEEEAVLSKLSLESRPFLQLVTSPMGLLAPTPANTPQIPNLSGSFDTGLVSVTPSPIVQEQLISQVVNHVFEGKNEENSESEKSLITRSLLLDFSEKSEISEECCSELSEVMQGSVDSSCNTQKTISEDDDASVWSIQVNASTRDEEDEEEEVAEEEEEEDYYEDVEEEGGYDVDELCEGLNKISMNEGSTYAGKHIRFVYNSDDELIKEEEEGGNSSSSSSSSSSPNVMHLKGLPTPKGKHLRFSEEEEGK; from the exons ATGGAGACACCATCATCCGCAAGAAGAGTCACAAGATCACAGACCTTGGCTTCTTCCAACGGCAACAGCATTCCTCTTTCAAGTGACTATTTCA GAAAAATGGAGGATTCTGAAAAGAGCATGTCAAAGTCAAGGCAAAGAAGTACACAAAAGCAGCAAGATCGATCAGCGCTGATCGACATAACAAACGATTCTCCGATCGTGGGGTTGGCGAATGGGGGAAGTCTGGAGACCCCCTTGGGTGGGAAGCAGAGGGGAAGCAGCAGCAGGGTGAAGAAGACGCCGGGTTCCGGCGAGGCGCTGCTAAGGGGTCAGGTGAAGACGCTGTTGcagaaggttgaagaagaagctgtGCTTTCCAAACTCTCACTTGAAAGCCGTCCTTTTCTTCAACTAGTGACTTCTCCAATGGGTCTTCTTGCTCCAACCCCTGCAAACACCCCACAAATCCCGAATCTTTCGGGTTCTTTTGACACTGGTTTGGTTTCTGTCACACCTTCTCCCATTGTCCAAGAGCAGTTGATTTCTCAG GTGGTGAATCATGTATTTGAGGGGAAGAATGAAGAGAACTCCGAATCTGAAAAGAGTTTGATAACAAGGTCATTACTTCTTGATTTCTCTGAAAAATCTGAGATATCCGAAGAATGCTGCTCTGAGCTGAGTGAAGTGATGCAAGGAAGTGTGGATAGTAGCTGCAACACACAGAAGACCATTTCAGAGGACGACGATGCTTCAGTTTGGTCGATACAGGTGAATGCAAGCACCCGtgatgaagaagatgaggaggaggaagtagccgaagaagaggaggaggaagattaCTATGAGGAtgtggaagaagaaggaggaTATGATGTTGATGAACTGTGTGAAGGCTTGAACAAGATAAGCATGAATGAAGGTAGCACATATGCAGGGAAGCACATAAGATTTGTATACAACAGTGATGACGAGCTCatcaaagaagaagaggaaggaggaaacagttcttcttcttcttcgtcgtcGTCTTCGCCAAACGTGATGCATTTGAAAGGATTGCCAACCCCAAAAGGAAAGCATCTACGCTTTTCGGAGGAAGAGGAAGGGAAATAG
- the LOC112749530 gene encoding E3 ubiquitin-protein ligase At1g63170 — protein MSNTRSPTRSSEDIVDSTPFLGNTGTGAATDEFNSGRRFVRRQSLRQAARFLRQASGRRMMREPSMVVRETAAEQLEERQSDWAYSKPVVILDMVWNFAFVVVAATVLFLSRKESPEMPLRLWIIGYAMQCVLHMVCVCVEYRRRRRIQRSQSLNGGGEERVGSSGNLSSPSREGSSHYVTLGQLDEDSTSVAKHLESANTMFSFIWWIIGFYWVSAGSQSLVEESPLLYWLCIIFLGFDVFFVVFCVALACIIGIAVCCCLPCIIALLYAVADQEGASKEDIEQLSKYKFRKVENNEKLAGNTQGPVGGVMTECRSDSPGEHVLAEEDAECCICLSSYDDGVELRQLPCGHHFHCSCVDKWLYINATCPLCKYNILKSSNLGQEEV, from the exons atgtccaaCACACGCTCCCCGACGCGTTCCTCCGAGGACATCGTCGATTCCACGCCGTTTCTCGGCAATACCGGGACTGGCGCTGCCACCGACGAATTCAATTCAGGCCGCCGATTCGTACGGCGGCAGAGCCTCCGACAGGCGGCGAGGTTCCTCCGGCAGGCGAGCgggaggaggatgatgagagaGCCGTCGATGGTGGTGCGAGAGACGGCGGCGGAGCAATTGGAGGAGAGGCAGAGCGATTGGGCGTATTCGAAGCCGGTGGTGATCCTCGACATGGTTTGGAACTTCGCGTTCGTCGTGGTGGCGGCGACGGTGTTGTTTCTGAGCAGGAAAGAATCTCCGGAAATGCCTCTGAGGCTGTGGATTATAGGTTACGCTATGCAGTGCGTCCTTCACATGGTTTGCGTTTGCGTTGAGTACAGGAGAAGGAGGAGGATCCAGCGGTCGCAGTCTCTGAACGGTGGTGGAGAAGAAAGGGTTGGAAGCAGTGGGAATTTGAGTTCACCTTCGAGGGAGGGTTCTTCGCACTATGTCACATTGGGCcagttggatgaagacagcactAG TGTTGCAAAGCATTTGGAATCAGCAAATAcgatgttttcttttatttggtggATTATTGGGTTCTACTGGGTATCAGCTGGTAGTCAATCTTTAGTCGAAGAATCTCCTCTTCTTTACTG GCTATGTATAATCTTCCTTGGTTTTGATGTCTTCTTTGTTGTATTCTGTGTTGCACTGGCATGTATTATTGGTATCGCTGTTTGCTGTTGTCTTCCATGCATCATTGCCCTTCTTTATGCAGTTGCAGACCAG GAAGGAGCATCAAAAGAGGATATTGAGCAGCTATCAAAGTATAAATTTCGGAAAGTTGAAAACAATGAGAAACTTGCTGGAAATACACAAGGACCTGTTGGAGGAGTAATGACCGAATGCCGATCTGACTCACCTGGTGAACATGTTCTTGCTGAGGAGGATGCG GAATGTTGCATCTGCCTTTCGTCCTATGACGATGGGGTTGAACTAAGACAACTTCCTTGTGGTCATCATTTTCACTGCTCCTGCGTTGATAAATGGCTGTATATCAATGCTACTTGCCCACTCTGCAAGTATAACATCTTGAAAAGTAGCAACCTCGGTCAAGAGGAAGTGTAG